The genomic interval GGGTGGACATTACCCCAATTATTTGGGTAGGGATTTTCAGCTTGCTGCGGGAAATTCTCTTAGGTCAGCAAGGATTAATCACGATGATGTCTCATGTCAGCTAGGGAATAGGGCAGGATGCGATCGCACTTCCGGCACCAACTTTATCATGTTTGGAGCGATCGCTCTCTGTATGAAGATCAGAAACGTTAAGGAAGCACGCATCGTTACTAACAAATAGCCGACAGTTGCCTATCCACCAGCAGGTTAGTTGCCTAACATTATGCCGCTTCAATCTTCTTTCTAATATGCAATGTCAACCTGCCTGTTATTGATGTGCCTCCATATACGCTCGTAGCAATTGATTGATCTGTGTCTGATAGCCTCGCCCTTGAGACTTAAACCACTCCAATACATCGCTGTCAATGCGGAGTGTAACTTGAGCTTTGGTTTTTGTGGTAGGTAAACCTCGTCGCACTACTGCCTTAGCAAACATTTCTGGTGTA from Aulosira sp. FACHB-615 carries:
- a CDS encoding BrnA antitoxin family protein; the protein is MNNEPTSSNSQTDWQRLDAMSDEDIDFSDCPEITPEMFAKAVVRRGLPTTKTKAQVTLRIDSDVLEWFKSQGRGYQTQINQLLRAYMEAHQ